In the genome of Candidatus Margulisiibacteriota bacterium, the window GTGGCCGGTCGTGTGGATGAAACAATCGCCCGGGCAAAGCTTTTCGCTGATCCGGCAGGAACGGAAACAGAGGCGCTTAATATGCTCCCGGGCGCTGATATCGACTTCCCGGCAATAAGCGCCGGCCTTGACCGCCTTGATCGCCCGGCGCTGCGCCTCCTTTATCATAGCATAAAGTGCCGCGTACTTGGCGGTCGGTTTGCCGATAAAGAAGGTCCGGGTGAGATCGGAGCAGTAACCCCGGTATTTGGCTCCCAGGTCGACGACCACCTGCTCCCCGGCCCGCAGGCGCCGGTTGGTCGGCCGGGCGTGGGGGTCCAGAGAGCGCGGGCCGGCGGCGACGATGAGCGGGAACGACGGTTTGGCGTCCCGGGCGGCCAGCTCCTGCGTGATCCAGGCGGCGATCTGCCGCTCCGTTTGCCCCGGCTTGACCCGGAGCGCGCGCATGACTGCGCACGCTATCTTGATCGCCTGCCGCTGAGCGGGCTTCATTGCTTGAGGGAGGCGAGCGCGGCCTTTAACCCGAGCAGGTAGCTGTTGACGCCGAAACCGGAGATCTGGCCGACGGCGACCGGCGCGATGACCGATTTATGGCGGAATTCCTCGCGGGCGTAGATGTTGGAGAGGTGGACCTCGACGGTCGGCAGGCCGGCCCCGGCGATCGCGTCGCGGATCGCCACGCTGTAATGGGTGTAAGCGCCCGGATTGATGACCAGCGCCCGGCACTCCTTGCGCGCCTTACCGATCGCTTCGACGATCTCCCCTTCCCCGTCCAGCTGGCGGATGTCCAGTTCGACACCCTCGTTTTTCGCCAGTTCCCGGAGTTTTTCGTCGATCTCGGCCAGGGTAAAATTGCCGTACACGGCCACTTCCCGCTCTCCCAAGTGAGCCAGGTTGGGCCCGTGAATGATCAGGATTTTCGTTGCCATACTTGCCTCCCCGCCCACCGACAGGCAGGCCTGACAAAATGTACCATAAATGCTATAATTTTTCAATCATGGCGAAAAAGCGGGTCCGCCGGGAAAAATTCTTCCTGCTGATCTTTCTGATCGTCCTGGCCGCTTTAGCCGGCCTGGCGCTGCAGATCATCGTCCAGCTCCCGGACACCGAGGTCCTTAATTCTTACCTGCCGAGCGAAAGCACCATCCTCTTTTCGGCCGACGGCAAGGTCCTGGCCCGCTTTCACCAGGAAGAGAACCGGCAGGTGGTGCCGCTCTCCAAGATCTCCCCGTTCTTCCAGAAAGCGGTGATCGCGACCGAGGACCCCAACTTTTACGGCCACCACGGGCTCGATTTTTACGGGATCATCCGGGCCGGGATCAAGAACTTCGCTTACGGCCGGATCGTGGAGGGGGGCAGTACCATCACCCAGCAGCTGGCCAAGAACCTCTTCTTACATAAAAGGAAGACGCTGACCCGCAAGCTGGCGGAAGCGCTCATTGCCATGCAGATCGAGCGGCGCTACACCAAGGAAGAGATCCTGGAGCTCTACCTGAACCAGGTTTACCTGGGACACAACGCGTACGGGATCGAATCGGCCGCCAACCTTTATTTCGGCAAGACCGCGGCGGACCTCGACCTGGCCGAATCGGCCATGATCGCCGGGCTGATCCGCGGGCCGGAGCTCTACTCGCCTTACCGCAATTTCAAGGGTTCCAAGCTCCGCCAGATCTTCGTGATCAATAAAATGCTCGACCACGGCCTGATCAACGAGCGCGAAGGGAAGCTGGCGGCGATCGCCAGCCTCGAATTCTCGCCGAAAAACCTGAAAAGCCTGGGGGAGATCGCCCCCTACTTTATCAGCTACGTCCTGCAGGAGCTGACGGATAAATACGGCGAGGAGCTGGTTTACCACGGCGGCCTCAAGGTCTACACCTCGCTGGACAGCCGGATGCAGGCGGCCGCCGAGGAGATCATCACCCGGACGATCTCCGCCGAAGGGAAGATGTATAATTTTTCCCAGGCCGCGCTCGTCTCCATCGACCCGCGGACCGGCTACATTAAGGCGCTGGTCGGCGGGGCCGATTTCTTCGAAAGCAAGTTCAACCGGGTGACGCAGGCCAAGCGCCCGCCCGGTTCCTCTTTCAAGCCGTTCGTCTATACCGCGGCGATCGAGCAAGGGATCTCGCCCGGCGAGATCTTGCAGGATACCCAGACCACTTTCCAGGTCTGGCCGAACCGCTGGAACCCGGGCGGCACCTGGTCGCCCAACAACTTTGATATGAAGTTCCACGGCGCGGTCACGATGCGGCAGGCGCTGGAGCGTTCGCTCAATATCCCGTCGATCAAGCTGCTGGAGCGGGTCGGCATCCAGAGCGCGATCGACGTCGCCCAGAAAATGGGGATCAAAAGCCGGTTGGAGCCGGGCCTCTCCCTGGCGCTCGGCGCTTCCGAAGTGACGATCCTGGAGCTGACCTCGGCGTTCGGCGTTTTTGCCAACGGCGGGATCCGGGTCGAGCCGACCGCCATCGTCAAGATCGAGAACCGCGACGGCGTGACCCTTTTTAACCACAAGAACATCGAGCGCCGCGTGCTGGACGAGAACGTGGCGGCGATCATGGTCGACATGATGAAAGGCGTCCTGACGCGGGGGACCGGCGTCCGCGGCCGGATCGAGCGGCCGGCGGCGGCCAAGACCGGCACTTCGCAGGACTTCAAGGACGCCTGGTTCGAAGGGTTCGTCCCCCAGCTGGTGACCGGGGTCTGGGTCGGCAACGACAACAATACGCCGATGAAAGGGATCGCCGAGGTCGCCATCTGCCCGCGGATCTGGCAGGCGTATAACCGGATCGTCCTGGCCGGGCAGCCGGTGCTCGATTTCCCGCAGCCGGAAGGGTTAGTTACCGTGCGGCTCTGCCTCGACAGCGGCAAGCTGGCCGGGCCGAATTGCCCGCCTAACCGGGTCCGCGCCGCCACGCTCTGGCAGAAAGACGCGCCGGGCGGCAGCTGCGACCTGCACCAGCCGGGCGACCAGCTCGAGCCGGTGACCGGTGAAGCGACCGAAGACGAGGAACCGGCCGAGGAGCCGACCGAATGATCAAATTCGGCACGGACGGCTGGCGGGCCAGGATCGCCGACGAGTTCACCTTCGAGAACCTCCGGCTGGTGACCCAGGCGCTGGTCGACCTGCTCAAGGAGAAAGGGTTGGCGGACAAGGGGGTCGCGGTCGGCTACGACAATCGTTTCCAGTCGGAAGATTTTGCCCGGGCGGCGGCGGAGGTCTGTTCCGGCGCCGGCCTCAAGACCTTGCTGATGGCGCATGCGCTCCCCTCGCCCACGCTCTCTTTCACGGTCAACAACCTCGGCCTCGGCGCCGGCATCATGATCACCGCTTCGCACAACCCGCCCGAATGGAACGGCTTTAAGATCAAGGAAGGTTTCGGCGGCTCCGCTTTTCCGGAAACGACCAGGGCGGTGGAGCAGAACCTGAAAAGCTCGCAATACTTTACCATTGCCGATAAGAACATCACCCTGTTCGATCCCGACCCCGCTTACCTGAAAAAGGTCAGTACGCTGGCGGACTTGCCCGCGATCGAAGCGGCGAACCTGAATATCCTGATCGATCCGATGTACGGCAGCGGGATCGGCAACTTCCAAAAGCTCGGCATCAAGGTTACCGAGATCCGCGGCTGGCGCGATCCGCTGTTCGGCGGGGTCAACCCCGAGCCGCTCCCCGTCAACCTGGAAGAATCTTTCTCCCTGGTCCGGGAATCGGCGCTGCAGCATCCGGACCAGCTGACCGTGTGCATCGTGCTCGACGGCGACGCGGACCGCCTGGCGGCGATCGACGCCACCGGCCGCTTCATCAACACGCACAACATCTTTTGCCTCCTGCTGCGGCACCTGGTCAAGCACCGGAAGTGGAGCGGCGAAGTGGTGAAGACCTTTAATCTGACCAACCTGATCGACAAGCTGTGCCAGTCGTACTGCCTGCCGCTGACGGTGACGCCGATCGGTTTTAAGTACATCGCCAAATTGATCCTGGAAAAAGATATCCTGCTCGGCGGCGAAGAGAGCGGCGGCATGGCGCTGAAAGGTTTTATCCCCGAGCGGGACGGCACGGTGGCCGGGTTGGCCCTGCTGGAGCTGATGGCGATCGAAAAGAAGACCCTGGGGCAGATCCTGGACGAGATGATGGCCGAGCACGGCTTTTACTATTACGACCGGATCGACCTGCACACCGACAAGGCGCAGACGGCCGTGGTCGCGCTGAAGAAACGGCCGCCCCAGGCGATCGGCGGTTTAAAGGTGACGAAGATCGAGGACCTGGACGGCTTGAAGTTCAATTTTGAGGACGGGAGCTGGATCCTCTTCCGCGCTTCCGGCACCGAACCCCTGCTCCGGATCTACTGCGAAGGCCGGACCCCCGACAAACTGAAGCAGATCCTCGGCGCCGGCGAACAGCTCGCTTTAGCCAGTTAAACTACTGCTCGACCGCGTACTTTAGGTCCCCGTTCGTCGCGTCGTAATAGCTGATGCAGGCCTTTTTGCTGCCGTTAAGCGCCAGCGAACAGAATTGCCCGACGTCGCCCGTTGAATCGACCGTAGTTATGTCCCAACTGTCAAAGTTTCGGCGAGCGAACTTCAGGTCTTTGGCTACCGAATCGTAATAAGCGATGCAGACTTCATTCGAACTGGCTACGGCGATCGAATTGTAAGTGAAAGTGCTCCCCGCTTCGACGGTCGAAATGATAAAATCGCCGAAGAGGTTGGTCGTTGCCATCATTTTCCCGGTCGCGGTCGCGTAAGAAATGTAGACGTTACCGTTGTTGTCAACCGCCAGGGAGGTGTCTTCACTGTAGACTGCCCCGCCGCCGTTGAGCAGGATCGGAGTGACAAGCCAAGAGTCGTCGATATCGCCGTAAGTGTACTTCAGTTGGTTCGAAGAATTGACGTAACAAAGATGCTGCCGATCGGGAGCCCCAAGTTTTATCCGGTAAGATATTCCGCCCAGGACATTGCCGCTGTCAGGCGTTCCGTCGGTTGGTGTGTCGTACATCCAGCCGGGGATAGCCCAAAGATGGCCGACATCCAAGTTGGCTTTATAAACGCAGTGCGGCCGATTGGCGCTATCGATTGCCATGTTCGAATACGTGCCGGTGTTATTACTCCCCTCAACCGTGGCCACGCTCCAATTGCCCGCCTCACCGCTTGCCCAAACCGTTCGATTTCTGACGCCGGTATCATGATAACAGCTGATTCGGTTCTTCTGGTCGTTATCGATGGCGATCGAGGTATAGGTCCCCATCGTTCCCCAATTGGCGACCGTTTCTACCCCCCAACCGGGATAAAGGGCGAGGTCTGTCGCATATTTTAAAGCGCTGTTCGTCACATCGTAGTAGCTGATATGCCCGTAACCGCTCCCGTCGATCGCCAGACTGGTGTATTTGCCGACATCGTTGATCGAATCGATCTCGATGATCGTGAAAGCCGCCGTCGTTACGGTGGTGCTGGTGGTGGTCACGGTCGTTGTGGTGGTCGGCGCCGCCGTGGTAGTGGTCGTGACCGTGGTGGTGGTAGTAGTTGGGGCCGGCGCCGTTGTGGTCGTCGTTCCGGCAGCAGTAGTGGTCGTAGTGGCCGGAGTGCCGGTAGTTGTCGTGGTCGCGACGGTGGTCGTCGTAGTCACGGCCGCAGTGGTGGTTGTGGTGGTCGGTGTTCCGCCTCCGCCGCCGCAGCCGGCGGAGATAACGGCCATAATTATAAGCAAAAGCGCAAAAACGCTCAGCTTGTTCATGGTTATTTACCTCCGGTCAGTTCTTTCTCGAACGCTTCTTTCTTGCCGATCCGCTGCAGCTCCGCTTTTTCCCGGGCGACTTCCGCCGGGCGCTTCATCTGCTGGAACAGCTTGAGCAGCTTCTCGTGGACGTCGCGGCTGTCGCCGGCGACCAGCGAAGCTTTCTTGTACTGCTCTGCCGCCAGGTTGCGCTCGCCGGCCGCTTCGTAGGCCTTGCCTAAGACCAGGTATAGTGCCGGATTACCACCCTGCACTTTGACCGCGTTCTCGTATTCGACCAGCGCCAGGTCCTTGCGCCCCAGCATCATGTAAGTGTCCCCCAGGTAGATCGGCAGGAACGGATTGGCCGGGTCCTGGGCGATCGCTTTTTTATATTCGGCTATGGCCAGCGGCGCCATCCCCTTGAACCGGTAATCGTGCGCCCGCAGGGCCGGGTTCAGGACCTCGATCTTCGCCTTGGCCTTGACGCTGCCGAACCACTGGCGCATCGTGCTCTCCTGCTTTTCGCGCAGGACGAGCTGCTCCACCTGGGCGTCGGGGACGGAGAATTTCCGCAGCCGCGAATCGGCGACCTTGATCAGGTGGTAGCCGAACGGCGTCTTCACGATGCCGCTCAGCTCGCCCGGCTTAAGCGCCAGGACGGCCCGCTCGAACTCGGGGAGCATGCTGCCGGTCTTGAAGTAACCGAGATCGCCCCCCTGGGCGGCCGAGCCGGGATCGCGCGAATACGCTTTGGCCAGCGCGGCAAAATCGCCGCCCGCTTTGAGCTGGGCCAGGACCAGCTTGGCGGTCGCTTCGTTGCTGAGCAAAATGTGGCTGGCCCGGATCTCGCGCAGGTCGTCGGGCGTCACTTTGATCTCTTCCTGCATTTTCCGCTGGAATTTCTGGAGCAGGATGTCGTCGCGGAGCAGGTCGCGGAACTTGCCGACCGTCAGGCCGAGCCGTTTCAGGGCGACTTCCAGCTCCCGCTTCGAGGGGATCTGCTGCTGCTTCATGATCTGGTCGAGCGTGCCGTCGATCTCGGAGCCGGAAACCTTGACCTTCTTCCGCGCTTCTTCCACCATTAAAGTGAAGTCGATGGCCTGGCCCAGCGTCAGGTTCTCGATCATCGCCATGTCGGAGGGGGAAATGTCGCCGCCAAAGCTCTGGGCGACCCGGTTGAGCAGTTCCTGGTAGCGGACCTGGTCGATCTCCCGGCCGTTAACTTTGGCGATCCCTTTGGAGCCGCCCCCGCCCGAGCCGCCTTGCTGGCCGGAAAAACCGAGGCCGTAGAACATCGAGCCGGCGAACACCACCGCGACGGCGATCATGATCGTTTTTGTGTGCTTTCTTAACCAGGTTAACATTTAACTTCCTCCTATGCTTCGTTCTTCAGCGCGCGTGAGACGGAAATGTAGCCGCCGATGATCCCCAGGCACATGCCGCCGATCACCGTGGCGGTGTAAATAAGCCCGAGCAGGAACTGGTCGGTCACGAGCGGCAGGAACGGCAGCGCCTGCGACAGGCGCAGGACCGTGGAATCGTAGGAGAATTTCAGCAGCAGGAAAGCGGCCAGCCCGCCCAGGATGCCGATTATGACCCCTTCGATCATGAACGGCCACTTGACGAAACTGTTCGTCGCGCCGACCAGTTTCATAATGTAGATGTCGGTCTCGCGGGCCAGCACGGTCAACCGGATCGTGTTGACCACGATCAGCAGAGTGGCCAGCGAGAGGAGAATGACCAGCGAGAGGCCGCCGAAGCGGACCGCGCCGACCAGCGATTGCATCTGCTTGATCAGCTGGCCGCTGTAGCGGACCTCGTCGATCTCCGGCAGGTTCGAGACCGTGCGGGCGACGTCGGGGAGCTGGTCGGGGGTGCGGACGCGGACGGCAAAGGTGTGCGGCAGCGGGTTCTCGCGGATCACTTCGTCCAGGGCGAACTTGCCGCCGAAATCGCCCTTGAACCGGTTCCAGGCCTCGGTCTTGGAGGTGAAATCGACCTTCTCCACGCCCGGCAGCTTGGAGAGTTTGACCTGAATGGCCGCCGCCTCGTCGAGCGAGAGGTCCTTTTGGGAATAAGCGACCAGGTCGAGCCGGGAAGAGACGACGCCGACGATGTTCCCCATGTTGAGGATCAGGAGAAGGAAAGTGCCGAAAATGGTCAGGGAGACGGTGATCGTGACGACCGCGACGGAGGTCATCAGGCCGCCCCGCCGGATCGAGCGGAACGCTTCGACGATAAAGAACTCCAGGCTGCTAAACATGGTACATCCCCAGCTGCTGGTCGCGGATCAGCCGCCCGTTCTCCAGCACGACGACCCGCTTTTTCATCTCGTCGACGATGCTCTTGTTGTGCGTGGCGACCACCACGGTCGTGTTCCGCTTGTTGATCTTGTCGAGGAGCTGCAAAATGTCCCAGGAAGTGGCCGGGTCGAGGTTGCCGGTCGGTTCGTCGGCCAAAAGGATCGGCGGGTTGTTCACGATCGCCCGGGCGATGCAGACCCGCTGCTTTTCGCCGCCGGAGAGCTCGTCGGGGAAAGAGTTGACCCGGCGGAGCATGCCGACCAGCTCCAGCGCCTGCATCGCCTTGCGGCGGATGGTTGAGCGCGGCGCGCCGGTAACGCGCAGGGCAAAGGCGACGTTCTCGAAGACCGTTCGCCTGGGGAGGAGCTTAAAGTCCTGGAAGACCACGCCGATGTTGCGGCGGAGGAACGGGACCTGGTTGCCGTCCAGCTCGGCGACGTTGACCCGGTCGACGACCACCTTGCCGGCCGTGGGCCTTTCCTCGCGGTAGACCAGCTTCAGCAGGGTGGTTTTCCCCGCCCCCGACGAGCCGACCAGGAAGACGAACTCTTCCTTGCCGATATGGAGATTGATGTCGTACAGCGATTCGATCCCGCTGTGGTAAGTTTTAAAAACGTTCGTCAATTCGATCATTGATCAGTTCGTCTTTCTACCGGTAAAGGGGGAATTGCCGGCATAACGTCAGCACCCGCTCCTTTACCTCTAGTTTGATCTTTTCGTCGCCCGGGTGGCGCAGGATCCGGGCGATCAGGTCGGCGATCAGCGCCATTTCGCTCTCTTTCATCCCCCGCGTCGTCAGGGCCGGCGTGCCGATCCGGACGCCGGAGGTCACGCTCGGTTTTTCCGGATCGAACGGGATCGTGTTCTTGTTCACCGTGATGCCGACCGCTTCCAGCGCCGGCTGGGCTTCTTTGCCGGTGACCTTGAACGGCCGCAAGTCGACCAGGACCAGGTGGTTGTCGGTCCCGCCCGAAACGAGCCGCAAGCCGTTCTTGATCAGGCCCGCCGCCAGCGCCTGCGCGTTCTTGACCGTCTGGACCTGGTATTGCCGGAACTCTGGTGTCATCGCTTCCTTGAAGCAGACCGCCTTGGCGGCGATGATGTGCTCCAGCGGTCCCCCCTGGATGCCGGGGAACACCGCTTTGTCGACCTGCTTGGCGTACGCTTCCTGGCACAGGATCAACCCGGCGCGCGGGCCGCGCAGGGTCTTGTGAGTGGTGGAAGTGACGATCTCCGCGACCGGGACCGGCGACGGATGGATGCCGGCCGCGACCAGCCCGGCGATGTGGGCGATGTCGACCATCAGGACCGCCCCGACCTCGTCGCAGATCTCGCGGAACTTAGCGAAGTCGATCGTCCGGGGATAAGCGGTCGCCCCGGTGACGATCATTTTGGGCTTATTTTCCCTGGCCAGCGACCGGATCTGGTCGAAATCCATCGTTTCGGTGTCCTGGCGGACGCCGTAGGAGACGAAATTAAAGTAGAGGCCGGAGACGTTGACCGGCGACCCGTGCGTTAAATGCCCGCCGTGCGACAGGTTGAGGCCCATGATCGTGTCGCCCGGTTTGACGCAGGAGACGTAGGCGGCGAAGTTCGCCTGGGAGCCGGAATGCGGCTGGACGTTGGCGTGGTCGGCGCCAAAAAGCTTTTTGGCCCGGTCGATGGCGATCGATTCGGACACGTCGACGAACTCGCAGCCGCCGTAATAGCGCTTGCCGGGATAACCTTCGGCGTATTTGTTGGTCAGGACCGAGCCGCACGCTTCCATCACCGCGCGGGAGGTAAAATTCTCGGAGGCGATCATTTCCAGGTTGTTCTGCTGGCGGTCGAGCTCCTTATCCAGCAGGGCGGCGATCTCCGGGTCGGTGCGGCGGACGTTGTCGATGTTGAAATGCATGGTTATTCCTCGCTTTCCGCCGTAAGTATAACACACGCGGCGCTTTCTTGCCAAGCCGGGCGGATTATAGTATAATCGCAAATCCGTCATGACGCAAAACGACCAGAAAAAAAAGGACGACGACCTGGAAAAGTACCGGTCGCTTTTGGGCGAAGAGCCGGAGGCTTGTGAGGCGTGCGGCGGTCCGCTGGAGCTGGAAAAAGTCAACCTCGAAGATTACCAGGGGGGCAAACTCTACATGATGGAATCGGTCCCCGCCTACGTTTGCCAGGAGTGCGGCGAGGTCTGGGTGCCGGAACCGCTGATGGCCGAGTTCGAAAAAATGATCGCGACCGCCAAGGACAAGAACAAGGACAAGAATAAGATCAAGAAAGCGAGGAAAAAGTAAATGGATATCGAATTAGGCAAGGCCAAAAAGACCCGGCGGGCTTACGGTTTCGACGAGATCGCGCTCTGTCCCTCGATCATCACCATCAACCCGGAGGATACCGACGTTTCGGTGACGATCGGCGGGCGCAAGTTCGAGATCCCGATCATCGCCTCGGCGATGGACGGCGTCGTCAGCCCCAAGATCGCGGTGGCCATGAGCAAGCTCGGCGGTCTGGGGGTCCTCAATTTACAGGGCGTTTGGGCGAAATACGAGGACGCGGACAAGATGCTGGAGAAGATCGCCGCGGTCCCGAAAGAAGAATACGTGCCGCTGATGCAAAAGCTTTACCTGGAGCCGACGAAAAAAGAGCTGGTGGTCAAGCGGATCAAGGAGATCAAGGCCGCCGGCGGCCTCGCCGCCGTCTCGTCGATCCCCCAGGAAGCGCTGGAGCTCGGCCCGATCGCCCGCGACGCCGGAGCGGATATCTTCGTCGTCCAGTCGACCGTTCTCTCGACCAAGCATAAGTCCAAAACTTCCCAGGTCCTCGACCTCAAGAAGTTCTGCACGGAAATGAAGATCCCGGTCATCGTCGGCAACTGCGTCACCTACGAAGTCGCCCTAACGCTGATGGGGACCGGCGTCGCGGCCGTCCTGGTCGGCATCGGCCCGGGCGCCGCCTGCACTTCGCGCGGCGTGCTCGGCGTCGGCATTCCGATGGCCACGGCGATCTCCGATTGCGCGGCCGCCCGCGATTCTTACTTCAAGGAGAACAACGTTTACGTCCCCATCATTGCCGACGGCGGCATGGTGGTGGGCGGCGACATCTGTAAGGCGATCGCCTGCGGCGCCGACGCGGTGATGATCGGTTCGCCGATCGCCAAGTCGACCGAAGCGCCCGGCCGTGGTTTCCACTGGGGGATGGCGACCCCGTCCCCGACCCTGCCGCGCGGCTCCCGGATCAAGGTCGGCACGATCGGCCCGCTCAAAGAGATCATTCACGGCCCGGCCCGGTTCGACGACGGCTCGATGAACTTTGTCGGCGCCCTCCGGACCTCGATGGGGACGCTCGGTGCGGCAACGTTAAAAGAGATGCAGCAGGTGGAAGTCGTGATCGCCCCGTCGATCATGACCGAGGGGAAGGTTTACCAGAAAGCCCAGTCGCTGGGAATGTACAAGTAATGGCGCAGCACGACCTGATCGTCGTCCTCGATTTCGGCGCGCAATATTCGATGTTGATCGCCCGCCGGGTCAGGGAGTGCAACGTCTACTGCGAAGTCTACCCGCACGATATCTCCGTCGAAGAACTGAAAAAGCGGAACGTCAAAGGGGTCATCGTTTCCGGCGGCCCCGCCTCCGTTTACGAAAAGGACGCGCCTAAGGCCGACCCAAAGCTCTGGACCTCCGGCATTCCGGTCCTCGGCATCTGTTACGGCATGCAGCTGATGGCGAAAGAGCTCGGCGGCGAAGTTAAGCCGGGGCAGAAACGGGAATACGGCAAGGCCGATCTCTTGATCGACGACCAGTCAAACATCTTTGCCGGTCTTGACAGCCAGCTGCAGTGCTGGATGAGCCACGGCGATACCGTTGTCGGCCTGCCGGCCGGCTTCAAACAGTTAGCTCACACCGATAACACCAAATACGCCGCCGCCGGCGATCCGGAGAAAAAGATCTACGGCGTCCAGTTCCATCCCGAAGTCGTCCACACCCCGAAAGGGATCGAGATCATCAAGAACTTCGCTTACATCATCTGCGGCTGCCAGCCGACCTGGACCACGGCCAATTTCATCGAAGAGCAGGTCAAGGAGATCCGCGAGAAGGTCGGCAAGGACAAGGTCCTGCTGGCTCTTTCCGGCGGCGTCGATTCGACGACCGTTGCCGCCCTGATCTCCAAAGCGATCGGCGACCAGCTGATCTGCATGTTCATCGATCAGGGTTTTATGCGGAAAAACGAAGCGAAAAAGATCGATGAGCTCTTCCTCAAACGCTTTAAGGTGAATTTCCTCAACATTAACGCCGGCCAGAGGTTCTTTGGCCAGCTCAAGGGGATCATTGATCCGGAACAGAAACGGAG includes:
- the ftsX gene encoding permease-like cell division protein FtsX; this translates as MFSSLEFFIVEAFRSIRRGGLMTSVAVVTITVSLTIFGTFLLLILNMGNIVGVVSSRLDLVAYSQKDLSLDEAAAIQVKLSKLPGVEKVDFTSKTEAWNRFKGDFGGKFALDEVIRENPLPHTFAVRVRTPDQLPDVARTVSNLPEIDEVRYSGQLIKQMQSLVGAVRFGGLSLVILLSLATLLIVVNTIRLTVLARETDIYIMKLVGATNSFVKWPFMIEGVIIGILGGLAAFLLLKFSYDSTVLRLSQALPFLPLVTDQFLLGLIYTATVIGGMCLGIIGGYISVSRALKNEA
- a CDS encoding penicillin-binding protein 1A codes for the protein MAKKRVRREKFFLLIFLIVLAALAGLALQIIVQLPDTEVLNSYLPSESTILFSADGKVLARFHQEENRQVVPLSKISPFFQKAVIATEDPNFYGHHGLDFYGIIRAGIKNFAYGRIVEGGSTITQQLAKNLFLHKRKTLTRKLAEALIAMQIERRYTKEEILELYLNQVYLGHNAYGIESAANLYFGKTAADLDLAESAMIAGLIRGPELYSPYRNFKGSKLRQIFVINKMLDHGLINEREGKLAAIASLEFSPKNLKSLGEIAPYFISYVLQELTDKYGEELVYHGGLKVYTSLDSRMQAAAEEIITRTISAEGKMYNFSQAALVSIDPRTGYIKALVGGADFFESKFNRVTQAKRPPGSSFKPFVYTAAIEQGISPGEILQDTQTTFQVWPNRWNPGGTWSPNNFDMKFHGAVTMRQALERSLNIPSIKLLERVGIQSAIDVAQKMGIKSRLEPGLSLALGASEVTILELTSAFGVFANGGIRVEPTAIVKIENRDGVTLFNHKNIERRVLDENVAAIMVDMMKGVLTRGTGVRGRIERPAAAKTGTSQDFKDAWFEGFVPQLVTGVWVGNDNNTPMKGIAEVAICPRIWQAYNRIVLAGQPVLDFPQPEGLVTVRLCLDSGKLAGPNCPPNRVRAATLWQKDAPGGSCDLHQPGDQLEPVTGEATEDEEPAEEPTE
- a CDS encoding M24 family metallopeptidase encodes the protein MKPAQRQAIKIACAVMRALRVKPGQTERQIAAWITQELAARDAKPSFPLIVAAGPRSLDPHARPTNRRLRAGEQVVVDLGAKYRGYCSDLTRTFFIGKPTAKYAALYAMIKEAQRRAIKAVKAGAYCREVDISAREHIKRLCFRSCRISEKLCPGDCFIHTTGHGVGVKIHQHPRISLKSRTRLKAGMVITVEPGIYLPGWGGIRLEDMVLVTRTGCQLLTKGC
- the glyA gene encoding serine hydroxymethyltransferase yields the protein MHFNIDNVRRTDPEIAALLDKELDRQQNNLEMIASENFTSRAVMEACGSVLTNKYAEGYPGKRYYGGCEFVDVSESIAIDRAKKLFGADHANVQPHSGSQANFAAYVSCVKPGDTIMGLNLSHGGHLTHGSPVNVSGLYFNFVSYGVRQDTETMDFDQIRSLARENKPKMIVTGATAYPRTIDFAKFREICDEVGAVLMVDIAHIAGLVAAGIHPSPVPVAEIVTSTTHKTLRGPRAGLILCQEAYAKQVDKAVFPGIQGGPLEHIIAAKAVCFKEAMTPEFRQYQVQTVKNAQALAAGLIKNGLRLVSGGTDNHLVLVDLRPFKVTGKEAQPALEAVGITVNKNTIPFDPEKPSVTSGVRIGTPALTTRGMKESEMALIADLIARILRHPGDEKIKLEVKERVLTLCRQFPLYR
- a CDS encoding peptidylprolyl isomerase — encoded protein: MLTWLRKHTKTIMIAVAVVFAGSMFYGLGFSGQQGGSGGGGSKGIAKVNGREIDQVRYQELLNRVAQSFGGDISPSDMAMIENLTLGQAIDFTLMVEEARKKVKVSGSEIDGTLDQIMKQQQIPSKRELEVALKRLGLTVGKFRDLLRDDILLQKFQRKMQEEIKVTPDDLREIRASHILLSNEATAKLVLAQLKAGGDFAALAKAYSRDPGSAAQGGDLGYFKTGSMLPEFERAVLALKPGELSGIVKTPFGYHLIKVADSRLRKFSVPDAQVEQLVLREKQESTMRQWFGSVKAKAKIEVLNPALRAHDYRFKGMAPLAIAEYKKAIAQDPANPFLPIYLGDTYMMLGRKDLALVEYENAVKVQGGNPALYLVLGKAYEAAGERNLAAEQYKKASLVAGDSRDVHEKLLKLFQQMKRPAEVAREKAELQRIGKKEAFEKELTGGK
- a CDS encoding YgiT-type zinc finger protein, whose protein sequence is MTQNDQKKKDDDLEKYRSLLGEEPEACEACGGPLELEKVNLEDYQGGKLYMMESVPAYVCQECGEVWVPEPLMAEFEKMIATAKDKNKDKNKIKKARKK
- the aroQ gene encoding type II 3-dehydroquinate dehydratase produces the protein MATKILIIHGPNLAHLGEREVAVYGNFTLAEIDEKLRELAKNEGVELDIRQLDGEGEIVEAIGKARKECRALVINPGAYTHYSVAIRDAIAGAGLPTVEVHLSNIYAREEFRHKSVIAPVAVGQISGFGVNSYLLGLKAALASLKQ
- a CDS encoding phosphoglucomutase/phosphomannomutase family protein; this encodes MIKFGTDGWRARIADEFTFENLRLVTQALVDLLKEKGLADKGVAVGYDNRFQSEDFARAAAEVCSGAGLKTLLMAHALPSPTLSFTVNNLGLGAGIMITASHNPPEWNGFKIKEGFGGSAFPETTRAVEQNLKSSQYFTIADKNITLFDPDPAYLKKVSTLADLPAIEAANLNILIDPMYGSGIGNFQKLGIKVTEIRGWRDPLFGGVNPEPLPVNLEESFSLVRESALQHPDQLTVCIVLDGDADRLAAIDATGRFINTHNIFCLLLRHLVKHRKWSGEVVKTFNLTNLIDKLCQSYCLPLTVTPIGFKYIAKLILEKDILLGGEESGGMALKGFIPERDGTVAGLALLELMAIEKKTLGQILDEMMAEHGFYYYDRIDLHTDKAQTAVVALKKRPPQAIGGLKVTKIEDLDGLKFNFEDGSWILFRASGTEPLLRIYCEGRTPDKLKQILGAGEQLALAS
- the ftsE gene encoding cell division ATP-binding protein FtsE, with translation MIELTNVFKTYHSGIESLYDINLHIGKEEFVFLVGSSGAGKTTLLKLVYREERPTAGKVVVDRVNVAELDGNQVPFLRRNIGVVFQDFKLLPRRTVFENVAFALRVTGAPRSTIRRKAMQALELVGMLRRVNSFPDELSGGEKQRVCIARAIVNNPPILLADEPTGNLDPATSWDILQLLDKINKRNTTVVVATHNKSIVDEMKKRVVVLENGRLIRDQQLGMYHV